The genomic DNA CCGTGCGCCATCGCGCAGCCCAGACAATGCATACCGTAGGACATGAGGATGCGCGGAGATTCGGGATTGATATTGATGCAATCCGCGATCAAGGTATTTTCCGTGATTTTAGCCATCTTTCTATCTCCTTATTTTTCGATTGATTCGGAATGTTCTTCCTCTTATATTATAACACCAAATTTGCGGTTTTACAATTCATTTTATCCACATTTCCGAAAAACCGTCTTGTTCCCGAACGATTAAGCCATATTTTTTACAAAGCGCTGTGCATAACCTTGTGGATAAGTGTGGAAAACTGCTGTTTATCCACACTTATCCACCATTAAAAAGTCTTGTCAATGAAAAGGTCGTGATTAAAATCACAGCGATCGAAAAAGTTATCCACAATTTCTACACACCAGTCCACATTTTATCCATATTTTTACAAATTACGCCCCGATTATTGTATTTTCAACGGACCAAATCGAAAACGTTATCAACAATAACCCAAACATCTGTTCATAACCCTTGAAAATTTTTAGCATTTTTAGTAAGATATCGGAAAAACCATTGACAAATTTTTTTATTTTGATATAATTATATGGTATTCAAAATCTTATGCACCTTTAGCTCAACTGGATAGAGCGTCGGTCTACGGAACCGAAGGCTAGGGATTCGAACTCCTTAAGGTGCGCCAAAAAGAACGTAAGTCAAATATTC from Candidatus Borkfalkia ceftriaxoniphila includes the following:
- a CDS encoding DUF1858 domain-containing protein is translated as MAKITENTLIADCININPESPRILMSYGMHCLGCAMAHGETIGEAVSVHGQDLQELLEKLNEGVEE